In the Cryptosporangium phraense genome, CCAGCCTTACGCGCCCGCGAGCACCGAGCGGATGACCGTCGACGACGTCGTCGTGCGCACGGTGGCGATGCTGGCGGTCGTCGGCATCTTCGGAGCGGTCGGCTGGTTCGTCCTGCCCGACAGCATCGCGACCGGCGTCGCGATCGTCGCGGCGATGGCCGGCCTGGTCCTGGGCCTGGTCATCTCGTTCGCGGGTATTACGAACCCGGCGTTGATCCTCACCTACGCGGCGGCCGAGGGCCTGTTCCTGGGCGTCATCAGCCAGGCGTTCGAGTCGTTCTACCCCGGCATCGTGGTCCAGGCCGTGGCCGCCACGTTCGGGGTGTTCTTCGGTATGGCCGCGCTCTACAAGTTCAAGGTCATCCGGGTCACCCCGACGTTCGCCAAGTGGGTCATCGGTGCGCTGATCGGCGTCACCGTGCTCATGCTGGTGAACTTCGCGCTGGCGATCTTCAACGTCAACGACGGCACCGGCCTCGGCCTGCGCAGCGGTGGCGGCATCGCGATCATCTTCAGCCTGGTCTGCATCGGCATCGCGGCGCTGACGTTCGCGCTCGACTTCAAGCAGATCGAAGACCTCGCGAACGCGGGCGCCGACAAGAAGTACGCCTGGCTCTCGGCGTTCGGCATCGTCGTCGGCCTGGTCTGGCTGTACCTGGAGATCCTCCGCCTGCTGTCCTACTTCCGGAATTGATCTCTCCGTCGGTCGACCGGCTCCACCGCTCGGTGGGCCGGTTGACCACGCTCCTGTCGTACTGGACGCCGCCGCGGTTCACCGCGGCGGCGTCGCCGTTGTTGGTCGAGGCGGTGACCGCGCTCTGCACGTCGGCCGGGTCGCCTCCGGACGTCGCTGAGCGCGCCACCGTGGGCGACGAACTGCAGCTCGTGGCCCAAGTGCTGGCCGACGTGGCGGCGGATGCCGAGGGCCGCCGACGCCGTCCGGTGCCGCCGGTGACCGAGCCCGGCACGATCGCCGACCAACTCACGGTGCTCGGCAACGACGTCGCCGCGGCCGGGCTCGCGCCGACCGCACTCGACCCACTGACCGACCGTCTGGATGCCCTACGATCCGCGCTGTGACGCGGATCGGGGCGGCGCTGAGGCTTCTGACCGCGGCCGCGGTGGCCGCAGCCGTGCTGATCGCGCCCGGCCCCGCGTACGCGGCCGGACGCACGTTCTACTTGAGCCCGCTCGGCGACGACGCCGCCGACGGGCAGTCGCTGGCCACCGCCTGGAAGACGCTCGGGCGCGCCGGTCAGGAGCGGCTCCGCCCCGGCGACTCGGTGCTGCTCCAGGGCGGCGCCCGGTTCGACGGTCAGCTCCTCCTCGTCCAGGACGACGGCGGCACCGAGGACGCACCGGTCACGATCGCGACCTACGGGACCGGCCGCGCCACGATCAAGGCCTCCGGCCTCGAGGCGATCAAGGTCTACGACGCCGGCGGCATCACGATTCGCGGCCTCGACATCGTCGGCGACGCCTCCACCTACGACACGTGGAGCGGCGTCCTGTTCTACGCCGACGACAAGGTCCCGGCCCGCCCGTCGGACGTCACGCTCACCGACCTCGACGTCAGCGGCTTCCAGCTCGGCATCGCCTTCGCCGGGGCGTCCCCCGGCCGCGGCTTCCGGAACGTCGCCGTCACCGACACGAAGGTGCACGGCAACCGCGACGACGGCCTGCTCTTCTACGGCCCGGCCTTCGACGCGTCGAACCCTTCCTACGCTCATTCGGACGTCGTGATCCGCGGCGTCACGGCCTACGACAACGCCGGCAACCCGAAGAACACGGCGACGCACAGCGGCAGCGGGATCGTCCTCGGGTCGGTGCGCAACGGCGTGATCGAGCAGTCGTCGGCGTTCCACAACGGGTTCGCCTGCGCGTCGGCCGGCGAGGGCCCGGTGGGCATCTGGACCTACGACTCCACCGGCGTGACGATCCAGCGCAACGTCTCGTACCGGAACCGCACCGGCACGACCGCCGACGGCGGTGGCTTCGATCTCGATCAGAACGTCTCGGACTCGGTCCTCCAGTACAACCTGTCGTACGAGAACTCCGGCCCCGGTCTGCTGGTCTTCACGGCCCGGACGAACGGCGCGCTGAGGGGCAACACCGTGCGCTTCAACGTCAGCGTGGGGGACGCGCAGGGCAACGGCTGGTACGGCGGGCTCACCGTCGCGGGTCAGGTCGCCGACACCGCGATCTACCACAACACGATCGTCACCAGGCGGTCCGCGGCGGTGAAGCTGCGGGAGGGCCTGACCGGGGTCTCGATCCGCAACAACGTCCTGCTCTCGCAAGGCGCCGGAGCGGCCGTGGAGGCGCCCGACCTGACGACGGCGAACGTGCGGTTCGACGGAAACGCGTACTACCGGGCGGGCGGCGGACCGGTGATCAAGTGGGGAGACGGGCTCTACGCGTCGGTGGCGGACTGGCGGGCCGACACTGGTCAGGGCCCGGGCCTGGACGTCGACCCGAAGCTCCAGGACCCGTCCGCGACGCCCTCCGTCACCGACCCGGGCCGCCTGACGTCGGTGACGCAGTTCGCGCTGGCCGGCGATTCCCCGGCCGGCGGGGCCGGGGTGAAGGTCGCGTCGCCGGGCGGGGTCGACTACTTCGGAGCGCCGTTGGCCGGCCGCCCGGTGAGCATCGGAGCCGCCCAGCCGGCGACGGTCGCACCGGCGGACGCTGCGCCGGGGGCGAAGGGCCGTACGACGTGGCTGTGGGTCGTGGCGGTGGTGCTGCTGGTCGTCGTCGGGGGCGGGGCGTCGGTGACGGCGGGTGTGGCGGCCGGGCGCCGGAGCCGCCGGCGCCGGGCGGTGCCGGCACCGCGCCGCCCGGAGGCGCAGAAGGTCCCGTCCCAGGTCGGAGACGACCGCCAAACGCCGTGAGCCTCAGGGGCGCGACCGGCTCGTTCGATGAGCGTCGATCACGGCGTGGAATCCCGGTGGCAGCTCATCTCGCCGATGCCGCCGGCGAGTGCGTCGAAGGCACGCCTGGGGTCACCTTCGTGATCCCGGCGGGCTCGATCACGCGGTCCGCGCTGACGGCGGGCAACCCGTCCGCGTCGAGCAGCTTGGATGCCGCCCTCAGGATCTGGTCGCGCGTCGCCGCGCCACCGGTGAGCCGCTCGACGGACGCCGCGATCTCGTGAGCAGCCTCTCGGCAGGCGTCAACGAAGCCGCACACCGGGTGAGTCGTCGGCTCTCCGCCACCGCACGCTGCGCGAGCTTCTGCTCCTCGGCGGCCGACAGCACTCTGGCCCAGCAGTGGCACCGCTTCTCCAGAGGAAACAGCAGCGGATCGGTCATCAGCGCTTCCAGCGGCAGCGTCGCTCGATCGGCAGCCGGATGCGTCACCGAGAGCATCACGAGCGTCGGCTCCTCGTCGCCCTAGGTCAGGACGGCGTCGGCCTGGCTCTTGCGCATGACGACTGCCAGCCGGCTCCGCGACGGGCCCGGCCGTGGGGCGGTCACCCTCAGCGCCCGACCGCAGGGGCGTACTCGCGCGCCGTGCGCACGGCCTGCCGGCCCGAGGCCATGATGCTCGGCGTACGGACGAACCGCGCCACGCCGAGGTCACGTTCCATCGTCGGGCCGTCGCTGCTGCCCTGAGGCGAACCGGCATTACCCGGTACGATACCCAACGAAGGAGACGAAAAGGATATCGATTCGAGCCCGAGTGCGGATCCGTTCCACATGGCACACGTGCTTGAATTCCGTGCCCGGAGCGGGACTCGAACCCGCACGCCCTTTCGGGCAGCCGTTTTTAAGACGGCCGTGGCTGCCTTTACACCATCCGGGCTCAGCGCAGCTTTACCGTAAGGGGAGCAACCCCCCGTAGGTAGCGGCTTTGCCAGAAGTGGGATCGGTCAGCCCAGGTACGACCTGAACAGGTAACGCCGCCCGGCAACCAGCCGGGCGACGTTCTGCAACCATTTGTGCTACGTCCTACGAACGAGCAGGGACAACCGGAGCCTTCTCGGCCTCGGCCGGAGTGTCCGACGGCACAGCCGGCTTGGCCGGCGGCGTCGGGCCACCCGCCGTGGCGACGGCCTCGACGACCGTCTTCGGGTCGGGCGACGACGGCGTCGCGAACAGCTCGAAGCTGGCCCGCGGGTCGTGCAGCTGGCCCAGCGCAACGACCTCGCGACGGAGGAACAGCGCGAGCGTCCAGTCGGAGATGACCCGCACCTTGCGGTTGAACGTGGGCACCCGGCTCACGTGGTACGCCCGGTGCATCATCCAGGCCACGAAGCCCTTGGTCTTCACCCCGTACGTCTGGGCCACACCCTTGTACAGGCCGAGGCTCGCCACCGAACCGACGTGCTTGTGCTCGTAGTTCACCGGCTGGCCGCCGTTGAGCAGGATCGCGATGTTCTTGCCCAGCCGCTTGGCCTGGCGGACCGCGTGCTGCGCGCTCGGCGAGCAGGTGGCACCGGGGGTGTCCGACGTCAGGTCGGGCACCGCGGCGCAGTCACCGGCACTCCAGGCACCCTCGACGACGTTGCCCTCGGGGTCGACTACCTGCAGCGTCGGCAGGCAGGTGACGCGGCCGCGCTCGTCGAGCGGGAGGTCGGTGTTGGCCAGCATCGGGTGCGCCTTGACGCCGGCCGTCCAGACGATCGTCCGGGCCTCGAACTCGTCGCCGTCGGAGAGCTTGACGTGCCCGTCGACGCACGACTCCAGCCGGGTGTTCAGGCGGATGTCGATACCGCGATCGAGCAACCGCTGCACGGTGTACGCGCCCATCTCCGGGCCGACCTCGGGCAGGATCCGCTGGCTGGCCTCGACCAGCACGAACCGGATGTCGGACTGGCTGATCGTCCCGTAGTACTTCACCGCCGAGCGCACCATGTCTTCGAGCTCGGCCAGCGCCTCGATACCGGCGTAGCCACCGCCCACGAACA is a window encoding:
- a CDS encoding Bax inhibitor-1/YccA family membrane protein yields the protein MKSSNPVLSRLADRSAQHATFHRAPAQQPYGGYQAPAGYGQSPEYAQPYAPASTERMTVDDVVVRTVAMLAVVGIFGAVGWFVLPDSIATGVAIVAAMAGLVLGLVISFAGITNPALILTYAAAEGLFLGVISQAFESFYPGIVVQAVAATFGVFFGMAALYKFKVIRVTPTFAKWVIGALIGVTVLMLVNFALAIFNVNDGTGLGLRSGGGIAIIFSLVCIGIAALTFALDFKQIEDLANAGADKKYAWLSAFGIVVGLVWLYLEILRLLSYFRN
- a CDS encoding right-handed parallel beta-helix repeat-containing protein translates to MTRIGAALRLLTAAAVAAAVLIAPGPAYAAGRTFYLSPLGDDAADGQSLATAWKTLGRAGQERLRPGDSVLLQGGARFDGQLLLVQDDGGTEDAPVTIATYGTGRATIKASGLEAIKVYDAGGITIRGLDIVGDASTYDTWSGVLFYADDKVPARPSDVTLTDLDVSGFQLGIAFAGASPGRGFRNVAVTDTKVHGNRDDGLLFYGPAFDASNPSYAHSDVVIRGVTAYDNAGNPKNTATHSGSGIVLGSVRNGVIEQSSAFHNGFACASAGEGPVGIWTYDSTGVTIQRNVSYRNRTGTTADGGGFDLDQNVSDSVLQYNLSYENSGPGLLVFTARTNGALRGNTVRFNVSVGDAQGNGWYGGLTVAGQVADTAIYHNTIVTRRSAAVKLREGLTGVSIRNNVLLSQGAGAAVEAPDLTTANVRFDGNAYYRAGGGPVIKWGDGLYASVADWRADTGQGPGLDVDPKLQDPSATPSVTDPGRLTSVTQFALAGDSPAGGAGVKVASPGGVDYFGAPLAGRPVSIGAAQPATVAPADAAPGAKGRTTWLWVVAVVLLVVVGGGASVTAGVAAGRRSRRRRAVPAPRRPEAQKVPSQVGDDRQTP
- a CDS encoding NAD(P)/FAD-dependent oxidoreductase, whose product is MSADRPHILVVGGGYVGLYTALELQRRAKKARITVVDPQPHMTYQPFLPEAAAGNLEPRHVVAPLRKTLRGAHVITGYVESVDNARRTATIVPVMGDPYELTYDHIVLAPGSVSRTLPIPGLKENAVGFKTVGEAIYLRNQVLGELDAADSTDDPALRQAATTFVFVGGGYAGIEALAELEDMVRSAVKYYGTISQSDIRFVLVEASQRILPEVGPEMGAYTVQRLLDRGIDIRLNTRLESCVDGHVKLSDGDEFEARTIVWTAGVKAHPMLANTDLPLDERGRVTCLPTLQVVDPEGNVVEGAWSAGDCAAVPDLTSDTPGATCSPSAQHAVRQAKRLGKNIAILLNGGQPVNYEHKHVGSVASLGLYKGVAQTYGVKTKGFVAWMMHRAYHVSRVPTFNRKVRVISDWTLALFLRREVVALGQLHDPRASFELFATPSSPDPKTVVEAVATAGGPTPPAKPAVPSDTPAEAEKAPVVPARS